Proteins co-encoded in one Cytobacillus sp. NJ13 genomic window:
- a CDS encoding MFS transporter, translated as MSNSLAEKQFAINENPWKMLLFLLLAQLMVAFVGRSIGPLGVLIGEDLSLTKSQIGMLPAALFLGQAIISVPAGFLTDLAGSRKLLVLASALMGLGFLFMTLLHDFWLVLLLIVIGGIGYGSMHPITNRGIIYWFPLKQRGTAMGIKQTGITAGSALASLILLPLSVTFGWRIVLLTACILLLAGGFVSYHFYRDPPELEQAKGSSMSLLQFYRSMFKMFKNKALMLISFSALGLNGTQMCLNTYIVLFAYEQLKISIFLSGILLVISEVSGTVGRVAWGIISDRLFEGKRVVILMIITIITALASTSAAVITSAPFWVMVPITALFGFAASGFNGIWMNLASELVPKEQAGISSGISITLGSAGAIIIPPLFGLIVDKTGQFSSGWFLITGMMFIVFTLLTALSMMNKKNNFVI; from the coding sequence CGCTGGGCGTTTTAATCGGGGAGGATCTTTCCTTGACCAAGTCGCAAATTGGCATGCTCCCGGCGGCTCTCTTTTTGGGCCAGGCGATCATTTCAGTTCCAGCCGGCTTTCTGACTGACCTGGCAGGCTCCCGTAAATTATTGGTCCTGGCTTCGGCTTTAATGGGGTTAGGCTTTCTGTTCATGACCTTGCTTCATGATTTCTGGCTTGTCCTGTTATTGATTGTTATCGGCGGAATTGGGTATGGTTCCATGCACCCGATCACAAATAGAGGCATCATTTATTGGTTCCCGCTCAAACAGCGGGGAACAGCAATGGGAATAAAACAAACCGGCATCACAGCAGGGTCGGCTCTGGCCAGTTTGATACTGCTTCCGCTTAGTGTAACTTTTGGCTGGAGAATTGTACTTCTTACGGCCTGCATTCTTTTATTGGCGGGCGGATTCGTCTCCTATCATTTTTACCGGGATCCGCCTGAACTGGAACAAGCGAAAGGCAGCAGCATGAGTTTGCTCCAATTTTATAGATCGATGTTTAAAATGTTTAAAAATAAAGCCTTAATGCTGATAAGCTTTAGTGCTCTCGGTTTGAATGGCACGCAAATGTGCTTAAATACGTATATTGTTTTATTTGCCTATGAACAGCTGAAAATTTCAATCTTTTTATCAGGTATTCTCCTGGTTATATCTGAAGTATCCGGAACCGTTGGCAGGGTTGCCTGGGGAATCATAAGCGACAGGCTGTTTGAAGGAAAGCGTGTTGTAATCCTTATGATTATTACCATTATTACCGCATTGGCCAGTACGTCAGCTGCTGTCATAACTTCAGCCCCTTTTTGGGTAATGGTTCCCATTACAGCTCTTTTTGGATTTGCAGCTTCAGGATTCAATGGCATCTGGATGAATCTTGCAAGTGAATTGGTTCCGAAAGAACAAGCTGGCATCTCAAGCGGGATCAGTATCACACTGGGATCAGCCGGAGCCATTATCATTCCGCCCTTGTTCGGTTTAATCGTGGATAAGACTGGTCAATTTTCTTCAGGGTGGTTTTTAATCACAGGTATGATGTTTATAGTTTTTACTTTACTGACAGCATTATCGATGATGAATAAAAAGAATAACTTTGTTATTTAA